One Solirubrobacter pauli DNA segment encodes these proteins:
- a CDS encoding universal stress protein, translating to MTSGLVLCAVDRSEAGHTVLDAAKATGGDVLMVHVANSLLDSEIPAFTADGETERIVEHGPTGVRLVQAAEARNASLVVLGTRAKRWSSVARYVAKRVSCPVLVVGPAADPAAEPITRPAFDRALIRTAPAPVLIAPSG from the coding sequence ATGACGAGCGGACTGGTTCTGTGCGCCGTGGACCGCAGCGAAGCGGGTCACACGGTGCTCGATGCGGCGAAGGCGACGGGCGGCGACGTGCTGATGGTGCACGTGGCGAACAGCCTTCTGGATTCGGAGATCCCGGCGTTCACCGCCGACGGCGAGACGGAGCGGATCGTCGAGCACGGGCCGACCGGCGTGCGCCTGGTGCAGGCCGCGGAGGCGCGCAACGCGAGCCTCGTCGTGCTCGGCACGCGCGCCAAGCGCTGGAGCAGCGTCGCGCGCTACGTCGCCAAGCGCGTGTCGTGCCCCGTGCTGGTGGTCGGGCCGGCCGCCGATCCCGCCGCTGAGCCGATCACGCGTCCGGCGTTCGACCGCGCGCTGATCCGGACTGCTCCGGCGCCGGTGCTGATCGCACCGAGCGGCTGA
- a CDS encoding M64 family metallopeptidase — protein MSRCVKAAVAAILMLCAFVSAAQAQDPPAPLPDPKVVPIQVTGPPAQRLNFVIMGDGYQKDQQELFRRDLDRNLAVMWATEPFRTYRNYINIYAVELASIDYGVRCDPDGRVRAADGTVRDTGVREGPIDGKRTALRMIYQNGCADPLSRGTVYGGAPLNCANDAAYYPAGVNPCETGNQAHNRILDTYVAPVLGIPRTSQNIQTLAIFNTFTYGGIGGTQATTSGGSPQGPLISLHEIGHSLGTLADEYPYSSRDVIRPCYTGNEPSSFHHTILTAAEMLTRQTKWWRWIGEESLSGGKIGAYEGGGTYPCGQKRPSSHSMMRWIGFDFDQVGLEHMVARVTGMRNSGQMSVQNTTAGTVAKDQVLWVEPGNPRFHAVTVTWRNGGPTGAILGTGRNLDLEPLNLAPGTTVYAEVRDPVGPDGIDWVRNPSTNNSATDSGFNGSRFVQSRTFTVGEGTVTASPAEADITAHTANVRPLAGDEIVYVNTNHPNDRVLPVTWTLNGTAIPNPTNGRTLDLGTLNLPEGTHTLVAKVSDGALSDSVEWRVDNVDPTAHRRLSDPAAKSTTDAHGIYFNGWDMWLDPKDDTTGYEGTPAVVGQFRLNKDGWFVYFGFPEKPMPESPYEFRHSGQVVKALTYGNLGTGGISKAGFEQDLPDSHPGGGFIPGFGTHKVEHRAIDPAGNYSVPEEYTATALPGAALTCGTTVTGTQASVNATTGVTCVDGATVSGAVTVAAGASVLVKNSTVGSLSATGAEAVQVLGSTVNGAAKVEGSTKDVTIAGSTFNGGLTLTGNTQVTANERYSRLAGAYGPILAGSTVKGALVCAGNSADVKDFGAANRLGSSYSGCALASSVGGESTPSGSVPATLSLSIGTIPSLGSFVPGAEREYTSTAQATVISTAGDATLTHSEPGKLANGAFTLAEPLRIELTKSSWTGPTSNEQVGITFKQLIKANDPLRTGSYSKTVTFTLSTTQP, from the coding sequence ATGAGCAGGTGCGTAAAGGCCGCGGTCGCGGCCATCTTGATGCTGTGCGCCTTCGTGAGCGCGGCGCAGGCGCAGGATCCACCGGCGCCGTTGCCGGATCCGAAGGTCGTACCGATCCAGGTGACCGGGCCGCCCGCCCAGCGCCTGAACTTCGTGATCATGGGCGACGGCTACCAGAAGGACCAGCAGGAGCTGTTCCGTCGCGACCTCGATCGCAACCTGGCGGTCATGTGGGCCACGGAGCCGTTCCGGACCTACCGCAACTACATCAACATCTACGCGGTCGAGCTCGCGTCGATCGACTACGGCGTCCGCTGTGACCCCGACGGCCGCGTCCGCGCCGCCGACGGCACGGTCCGTGACACCGGCGTCCGCGAGGGCCCGATCGACGGCAAGCGCACCGCGCTGCGGATGATCTACCAGAACGGTTGTGCCGACCCGCTGTCGCGTGGCACCGTCTACGGCGGCGCGCCGCTCAACTGCGCCAACGACGCCGCTTACTACCCGGCCGGCGTGAACCCGTGCGAGACCGGCAACCAGGCCCACAACCGGATCCTGGACACGTACGTCGCGCCCGTGCTGGGCATCCCGCGCACGTCGCAGAACATCCAGACGCTGGCGATCTTCAACACCTTCACCTACGGCGGCATCGGCGGCACGCAGGCGACGACCTCGGGTGGCTCGCCGCAGGGGCCGCTGATCTCCCTGCACGAGATCGGGCACTCGCTCGGCACGCTCGCCGACGAGTACCCGTACTCCTCGCGAGACGTGATCCGCCCCTGCTACACGGGCAACGAGCCGAGCTCGTTCCACCACACGATCCTCACCGCGGCCGAGATGCTGACGCGCCAGACGAAGTGGTGGCGCTGGATCGGCGAGGAGAGCCTCTCCGGCGGGAAGATCGGTGCCTATGAGGGCGGCGGCACGTACCCGTGCGGCCAGAAGCGCCCGTCCTCGCACTCGATGATGCGCTGGATCGGCTTCGACTTCGACCAGGTCGGCCTCGAGCACATGGTCGCCCGCGTCACGGGCATGCGCAACTCAGGCCAGATGAGCGTGCAGAACACCACGGCCGGCACGGTCGCCAAGGACCAGGTGCTGTGGGTGGAGCCGGGCAACCCGCGCTTCCATGCCGTCACCGTCACCTGGCGCAACGGCGGCCCGACCGGGGCGATCCTCGGCACCGGCCGCAACCTCGACCTGGAGCCGCTGAACCTGGCGCCGGGCACCACCGTGTACGCCGAGGTCCGCGACCCGGTCGGGCCGGACGGCATCGACTGGGTGCGCAACCCGTCCACGAACAACAGCGCGACGGACTCGGGCTTCAACGGCTCGCGCTTCGTGCAGTCACGCACGTTCACCGTCGGCGAGGGCACGGTCACGGCCTCCCCCGCCGAGGCGGACATCACCGCGCACACCGCGAACGTCCGCCCGCTCGCGGGTGACGAGATCGTGTACGTGAACACCAACCACCCGAACGACCGCGTGCTCCCCGTCACCTGGACGCTGAACGGGACCGCGATCCCGAACCCGACCAACGGCCGCACGCTGGACCTCGGCACGCTCAACCTGCCGGAGGGCACGCACACGCTGGTGGCCAAGGTCAGCGACGGCGCGCTGTCGGACTCGGTCGAGTGGAGGGTCGACAACGTCGATCCGACCGCGCACCGCCGTCTGTCCGATCCGGCGGCGAAGTCCACCACGGACGCGCACGGGATCTACTTCAACGGCTGGGACATGTGGCTGGACCCGAAGGACGACACCACGGGCTACGAAGGCACACCGGCCGTGGTCGGCCAGTTCCGCCTCAACAAGGACGGCTGGTTCGTCTACTTCGGCTTCCCGGAGAAGCCGATGCCCGAGTCCCCGTACGAGTTCCGCCACTCCGGTCAGGTCGTCAAGGCGCTGACCTACGGCAACCTCGGCACGGGCGGCATCTCCAAGGCCGGGTTCGAGCAGGATCTGCCCGACAGCCACCCGGGCGGCGGGTTCATCCCTGGCTTCGGCACCCACAAGGTCGAGCACCGCGCGATCGACCCGGCCGGCAACTACTCCGTTCCCGAGGAGTACACGGCGACGGCGCTCCCGGGCGCCGCGCTGACCTGCGGCACGACCGTCACGGGCACGCAGGCGTCGGTCAACGCGACGACGGGCGTGACGTGCGTCGACGGCGCGACCGTCAGCGGCGCCGTCACGGTCGCCGCGGGCGCGTCCGTGCTGGTGAAGAACAGCACGGTCGGCTCGCTCAGCGCGACCGGCGCCGAGGCCGTCCAGGTCCTCGGCTCGACGGTCAACGGCGCGGCCAAGGTCGAGGGCTCGACCAAGGACGTCACGATCGCCGGCTCGACGTTCAACGGCGGCCTGACGCTGACCGGCAACACCCAGGTCACGGCCAACGAGCGCTACTCCCGCCTCGCGGGCGCATACGGCCCGATCCTGGCCGGCAGCACGGTCAAGGGCGCGCTGGTGTGCGCCGGCAACAGCGCCGACGTGAAGGACTTCGGCGCCGCGAACCGGCTCGGCAGCAGCTACAGCGGCTGCGCGCTGGCCTCCTCGGTCGGTGGCGAGAGCACCCCTTCGGGCAGCGTCCCGGCGACGCTCTCGCTGTCGATCGGCACGATCCCGTCGCTCGGGTCGTTCGTCCCGGGCGCCGAGCGCGAGTACACGTCGACCGCCCAGGCGACCGTGATCTCGACGGCGGGTGACGCGACGCTGACGCACAGCGAGCCCGGCAAGCTGGCCAACGGCGCGTTCACGCTCGCCGAGCCGCTGCGGATCGAGCTCACGAAGTCCAGCTGGACCGGTCCGACCTCCAACGAGCAGGTCGGCATCACGTTCAAGCAGCTGATCAAGGCCAACGACCCGCTCCGCACCGGGTCGTACAGCAAGACGGTCACGTTCACGCTGTCGACGACGCAGCCCTAG
- a CDS encoding class I SAM-dependent methyltransferase, translated as MHDDVAEWEGRYASHEGGLFSGNVNGPLPVEVAGLRPGRALDVGCGEGADAIWLAQQGWTVTGLDVSTVALGRAAEAARSAGVQVEWVAAGVTQASGTFDLVAAHYPAIKRSPGEPELAALLGLVAVDGTLLVVGHGPPNPEFARSRGFDPADYLLPDTVAPALGADWEILVHEQRPRVRPTPPGSPWTHDDVLRARRRG; from the coding sequence ATGCACGACGACGTCGCCGAGTGGGAAGGCCGTTACGCGAGCCACGAGGGTGGGCTCTTCAGCGGGAACGTCAACGGGCCGTTGCCGGTCGAGGTCGCCGGGCTGCGGCCGGGCCGCGCGCTGGACGTGGGCTGCGGTGAGGGCGCCGACGCGATCTGGCTCGCCCAGCAGGGCTGGACGGTCACCGGCCTGGACGTGTCCACGGTCGCCCTGGGCCGTGCCGCCGAGGCGGCCCGTTCCGCGGGCGTGCAGGTCGAGTGGGTCGCCGCGGGCGTCACCCAGGCCTCGGGGACGTTCGACCTCGTCGCCGCGCACTACCCGGCGATCAAGCGCTCGCCCGGCGAGCCGGAGCTCGCGGCCCTGCTCGGACTCGTGGCGGTCGACGGGACGCTGCTCGTGGTCGGCCACGGGCCGCCGAACCCGGAGTTCGCCCGCTCCCGCGGCTTCGACCCGGCCGACTACCTGCTGCCGGACACGGTCGCGCCCGCGCTCGGCGCCGACTGGGAGATCCTCGTGCACGAGCAGCGCCCGCGCGTCCGCCCCACGCCGCCCGGGTCCCCCTGGACCCACGACGACGTCCTGCGAGCCCGCCGTCGTGGATAA
- a CDS encoding undecaprenyl-diphosphate phosphatase, with translation MNVLEAILLGAVEGLTEFLPISSTGHLTVLEKLLGYQIDDPDITAFTAIIQSGAVLATLLFFRRDLWRFLTAWFRGIRSPAERGDADYKFAWALILGTIPIGIVGLLFQDAIETTLRNLWFVGCALIGFSFVMLFADRTATQTRSEEQVTWRDTLIIGVAQCLAVIPGISRSGATMSAGLLRGLDRVTATKMAFFLSIPALTGATLLQAVTKFDEIADGVGWTATLVATFTSFVVAYAAVAWLLRFIAHHTYTVFIVYRVALGSLVLILLATGAVAAT, from the coding sequence ATGAACGTGCTCGAAGCCATCCTGCTCGGCGCCGTCGAAGGCCTGACCGAGTTCCTGCCGATCTCCAGCACCGGCCACCTGACCGTGCTCGAGAAGCTCCTCGGCTACCAGATCGACGACCCTGACATCACCGCCTTCACGGCGATCATCCAGAGCGGCGCCGTGCTGGCCACGCTGCTGTTCTTCCGCCGCGACCTGTGGCGGTTCCTGACCGCCTGGTTCCGCGGGATCCGCTCCCCCGCCGAGCGCGGGGACGCCGACTACAAGTTCGCCTGGGCGCTGATCCTCGGCACGATCCCGATCGGCATCGTCGGCCTGCTGTTCCAGGACGCGATCGAGACGACGCTGCGCAACCTGTGGTTCGTGGGCTGCGCGTTGATCGGCTTCAGCTTCGTGATGCTGTTCGCCGACCGCACCGCCACGCAGACGCGCTCCGAGGAGCAGGTCACCTGGCGCGACACGCTGATCATCGGCGTCGCCCAGTGCCTCGCGGTGATCCCCGGGATCTCGCGCTCGGGCGCGACGATGTCCGCCGGCCTGCTGCGCGGGCTGGACCGCGTGACCGCCACGAAGATGGCCTTCTTCCTGTCGATCCCGGCGCTCACCGGCGCGACGCTCCTCCAGGCCGTGACCAAGTTCGACGAGATCGCCGACGGGGTCGGCTGGACCGCCACGCTCGTCGCCACCTTCACCAGCTTCGTCGTCGCCTACGCCGCGGTCGCGTGGCTGCTGCGCTTCATCGCCCATCACACCTACACGGTGTTCATCGTGTACCGCGTCGCGCTCGGCAGCCTCGTGCTGATCCTGCTCGCGACCGGCGCCGTCGCCGCCACCTGA